A window of Danaus plexippus chromosome 12, MEX_DaPlex, whole genome shotgun sequence contains these coding sequences:
- the LOC116772358 gene encoding glutamate receptor ionotropic, NMDA 2B produces the protein MHARTALMALAALGALAWSEAERGAGIKVGGGVTGAGREAARGGGVRIGGDGLRRPRTSPAPQAPRAPSVITAALVVPHKAFGARDYTRAEKAALSKLPRKLKLFSQVRLNVTLSMQGLTPSPMSILDSLCKEFLAVNVSAILYLMNHEQYGRSTASAQYFLQLAGYLGIPVIAWNADNSGLEKHASHASLRLQLAPTIEHQTAAMLSILERYKWHQFSVVTSAIAGHDDFIQAVRERVSALQDRFKFTILNAVVVKKPADLNELVTSEARVMLLYATREEAADILSSAGDLHLTGENFVWIVTQSVLGSMQQPNKFPVGMLGVHFDTSSSSIISEIATAVKVFAYGVESYVSEPENIRYPLGTRLSCSGVGTGEARWSTGERFYRHLRNVSVEGESGRPSIEFTPDGELRAAELKIMNLRPTLGEQLVWEEIGTWNSYPKERLVIKDIVWPGGLHTPPQGVPEKFHMRITFLEEPPYINLAPPDPVSGRCSLDRGVICRVAPEIEVAGLEAGTAHRNSSLYQCCSGFCIDLLQQLAEHLGFTYELVRVEDGRWGTLHHGKWNGLIAELVNKKTDMVLTSLIINSDREAVVDFSVPFMETGVAIVVAKRTGIISPTAFLEPFDTASWMLVGAVAIQAATFSIFFFEWLSPSGFDCSTGTNSKRIPQNRFSLCRTYWIVWAVLFQASVHVDSPRGFTARFMTNMWAMFAVVFLAIYTANLAAFMITREEFHELSGLDDPRIARPLTQRPALKFGTVPWSHTDATLAKYFPEPHAYMASYNRSTVSAGVTSVLTGDLDAFIYDGTVLDYLVSQDEDCRLLTVGSWYAMSGYGLAFTRNSKYLSMFNKRLLDLRSNGDLERLRRYWMTGTCKPNKQEHKSSDPLALEQFLSAFLLLMAGILLAALLLLLEHVYFRYMREHLAASSASACCALVSLSMGQSLTFHGAVVEAAARGFGPGKRGHCRSAVCAAQVWRARHERDAAVARARQLAAALAAHGLQPPPRRLASAAALLAAGRAHDATRPRTLHAPADLLPDLERPLSCGDLRARERTRVEMETVL, from the exons ATGCATGCGCGTACCGCGCTAATGGCGCTGGCTGCGCTGGGGGCGCTGGCGTGGAGCGAGGCGGAGCGTGGCGCTGGCATCAAAGTCGGCGGCGGAGTGACGGGTGCTGGTCGCGAGGCAGCCCGGGGGGGCGGAGTACGGATCGGTGGCGACGGGCTGCGGCGACCTCGGACCTCTCCCGCCCCACAGGCTCCGCGCGCGCCGTCTGTTATCACCGCTGCCCTCGTTGTGCCTCACAAGGCCTTCGGGGCACGTGATTATACCAGAGCTGAGAAGGCTGCTCTGTCCAAACTGCCGCGCAAACTTAAACTTTTTTCACAAGTGCGCCTAAACGTTACGCTTTCGATGCAAGGCCTTACGCCTAGTCCCATGT CTATCTTGGACTCGCTATGTAAGGAATTTTTAGCAGTTAACGTATCTGCTATACTTTATCTTATGAATCATGAACAATACGGGCGATCTACTGCCTCTGcacaatattttctacaacTCGCCGGATATCTTGGCATACCG GTCATTGCATGGAATGCTGACAATAGCGGTCTTGAAAAGCATGCGTCTCACGCGTCACTGCGGTTGCAATTAGCGCCCACTATCGAACACCAGACGGCCGCTATGCTCTCTATACTAGAGAGATACAAATGGCATCAGTTTAGTGTCGTCACATCAGCTATTGCTGGTCACGACGACTTCATACAAGCCGTGCGGGAGAGAGTCTCGGCTCTTCAA GACCGCTTTAAATTTACGATCCTCAATGCTGTGGTTGTGAAAAAACCAGCAGATTTAAACGAGCTGGTAACGAGTGAAGCGCGCGTGATGTTGTTGTACGCGACACGGGAGGAAGCGGCTGACATACTATCGTCAGCTGGCGATCTTCACCTCACTGGAGAAAATTTCGTTTGGATTGTGACGCAAAGTGTGCTGGGCTCTATGCAACAGCCAAACAAATTTCCTGTTGGCATGCTAG GTGTACACTTCGACACATCGAGCTCGTCAATTATATCAGAGATTGCGACCGCTGTTAAAGTTTTCGCTTACGGTGTGGAGTCCTACGTGTCTGAACCGGAAAACATTAGATATCCTCTGGGAACTAGGTTGTCTTGTAGCGGAGTGGGCACGGGTGAAGCGCGCTGGTCTACTGGTGAAAGATTTTATCGGCATCTACGTAATGTCAGCGTGGAGGGAGAGTCGGGAAGACCGAGTATAGAATTTACTCCAGATGGCGAACTTCGGGCTGctgagttaaaaataatgaacttaAGACCAACTCTCGGTGAACAG CTTGTTTGGGAAGAAATTGGAACTTGGAATTCATATCCCAAGGAACGGTTGGTAATTAAGGACATTGTTTGGCCTGGTGGGTTACACACTCCACCACAGGGTGTACCAGAAAAGTTCCATATGCGTATAACGTTTCTAGAGGAACCGCCTTACATTAATCTAGCACCACCGGACCCCGTCAGTGGGAGATGCTCTTTAGATCGTGGAGTCATTTGTAGGGTCGCACCAGAGATTGAAGTAGCAGG ACTAGAAGCGGGGACGGCGCACAGAAACAGTTCGTTGTATCAGTGTTGTAGTGGATTTTGCATAGATTTACTTCAACAGTTAGCGGAACATCTCGGATTCACTTACGAACTCGTTCGGGTAGAGGACGGCCGCTGGGGTACCTTGCACCATGGAAAATGGAACGGCTTGATTGCGGaacttgtaaacaaaaaaactgaCATG GTTTTAACATCATTGATAATCAATTCAGATCGAGAAGCTGTTGTAGATTTTAGTGTGCCGTTCATGGAAACCGGTGTGGCCATAGTGGTTGCTAAACGAACTGGAATTATTTCACCCACCGCATTCCTTGAACCATTTGATACAGCTTCTTGGATGCTGGTCGGAGCGGTTGCCATTCAAGCCGCcacattttctatattttttttcgaatgGCTATCGCCTAGCGGTTTTGATTGCTCAACGGGAACTAATTCCAAACGAATTCCACAGAACAGATTTTCTCTGTGTCGGACTTACTGGATCGTGTGGGCGGTGTTGTTTCAG GCATCAGTCCACGTGGACTCGCCGAGAGGATTCACTGCGCGGTTTATGACGAATATGTGGGCGATGTTCGCGGTGGTGTTCCTAGCTATATACACGGCCAACCTGGCCGCGTTCATGATCACCCGGGAAGAATTCCATGAGCTGAGCGGGCTGGACGACCCGCGCATCGCCCGCCCTCTCACTCAACGACCCGCACTCAAGTTCGGGACAGTACCGTGGTCCCATACCGACGCTACGCTCGCGAAATACTTTCCCGAGCCCCACGCTTATATGGCTTC ATACAATAGAAGTACTGTGAGTGCCGGTGTGACCAGCGTGCTGACGGGGGATCTCGATGCGTTTATCTATGATGGCACAGTGTTGGATTATCTCGTCTCCCAA gaTGAGGACTGCCGATTATTAACCGTAGGCTCGTGGTACGCGATGTCGGGTTATGGGTTGGCATTCACCAGAAATTCTAAATATCTAAGcatgtttaataaaagattactCGATCTACGCTCCAATGGAGACCTAGAGCGGTTACGAAG ATACTGGATGACGGGGACGTGTAAGCCAAACAAGCAAGAGCACAAATCATCTGACCCGCTGGCGTTGGAGCAGTTCCTCTCCGCGTTCCTGCTGTTGATGGCGGGCATTCTGTTGGCAGCACTACTGCTGCTGCTGGAACACGTATACTTCAGATACATGAGGGAACACCTGGCTGCGTCTAGCGCCAGTGCGTGCTGCGCTCTCGTGTCATTATCAATGg GACAATCATTAACCTTCCACGGGGCAGTAGTTGAAGCGGCAGCACGGGGCTTCGGTCCCGGGAAGCGTGGACACTGCCGTTCCGCCGTATGCGCTGCACAG GTGTGGCGAGCTCGTCACGAACGTGACGCGGCGGTGGCTCGTGCTCGTCAGCTGGCGGCGGCACTGGCGGCTCACGGGCTGCAGCCGCCTCCTCGGCGCCTGGCCTCGGCCGCCGCGCTGCTCGCCGCTGGACGAGCTCATGACGCGACTCGGCCGCGGACTCTACACGCTCCCGCCGATTTGTTGCCCGACCTCGAGCGACCGCTCTCCTGCGGCGATCTGCGCGCCAG AGAGCGGACGCGAGTAGAAATGGAAACAGTGCTGTGA